The following proteins are co-located in the Oceanotoga teriensis genome:
- a CDS encoding GNAT family N-acetyltransferase, protein DEEYRGKGIGKVLYLQALYELKHMGYAYCIIGDAGPIDFYKKHSDAYIIENSSPGIYEGILR, encoded by the coding sequence GATGAAGAATACAGAGGAAAAGGAATAGGGAAGGTATTATATTTACAAGCACTATATGAGTTAAAACATATGGGTTATGCTTATTGTATAATAGGAGATGCCGGACCAATAGATTTTTATAAGAAACATTCTGATGCTTATATCATAGAAAATTCTTCACCCGGAATATACGAAGGGATATTAAGATAA